In Azospirillum baldaniorum, one DNA window encodes the following:
- a CDS encoding major capsid protein produces the protein MSLTQIADIIVPSDFARYSIQATTALNRFVASGIMASDPAFDAMAASAGLTHNLPFWNDIDVDAEPTNDDPSDVLVPAKLSTGQDIAAIQMRALALSDADVVTDVAGSDPMQVAISGDAKRWATNFQRIALKTLDGVFGSALAGTHVANLAVEDGLGGSAVKISANAVLDAAGLLGDRADGLTAISLHSDVYRTLQKQNLIDYIPDARGEVNIPTYLGMRVVVDDGLPKVAGSTSGFKYTSYLFGAGALALGQAAPAKSPAVEFVREALQGNGGGVTTMVSRRKFIIHVRGVKWTGSPAGLTPTSAELATAGNWARVYDPKYIRVVKLVTNG, from the coding sequence ATGAGTCTGACTCAGATCGCGGACATCATCGTCCCCAGCGATTTCGCCCGGTACTCGATCCAGGCGACCACTGCTCTCAACCGTTTCGTCGCCAGCGGCATCATGGCCTCGGACCCCGCGTTCGACGCGATGGCGGCCTCGGCTGGCCTGACCCACAACCTGCCGTTCTGGAACGACATCGACGTTGACGCCGAGCCGACCAACGACGATCCGTCGGACGTGCTGGTGCCGGCGAAGCTGTCCACCGGCCAGGACATCGCCGCCATCCAGATGCGTGCCCTGGCCCTGTCCGACGCCGACGTTGTAACCGACGTGGCCGGCTCGGACCCGATGCAGGTCGCGATCAGCGGCGACGCCAAGCGTTGGGCGACCAACTTCCAGCGGATCGCCCTGAAGACCCTGGACGGTGTGTTCGGCTCGGCCTTGGCCGGTACCCACGTCGCCAATCTGGCTGTCGAGGATGGCCTGGGCGGGTCCGCCGTCAAGATTTCCGCCAACGCGGTGCTCGACGCGGCCGGCCTCCTGGGCGACCGTGCCGACGGCCTGACCGCCATCAGCCTGCACTCGGACGTGTACCGGACGCTCCAGAAGCAGAACCTGATCGACTACATCCCGGATGCTCGGGGTGAGGTCAACATCCCGACCTACCTCGGCATGCGGGTGGTCGTGGATGACGGTCTGCCGAAGGTCGCTGGCAGCACCAGCGGCTTCAAGTACACCAGCTACCTGTTCGGTGCGGGTGCACTGGCCCTGGGTCAGGCTGCTCCGGCCAAGAGCCCGGCGGTCGAGTTCGTCCGTGAAGCCCTTCAGGGCAACGGCGGCGGCGTCACCACGATGGTTTCCCGCCGGAAGTTCATCATCCACGTCCGCGGTGTGAAGTGGACCGGCTCGCCGGCCGGTCTGACCCCGACCTCGGCGGAACTGGCCACGGCCGGGAACTGGGCTCGCGTCTACGATCCCAAGTACATCCGCGTCGTGAAGCTGGTCACCAACGGCTAA
- a CDS encoding DnaT-like ssDNA-binding protein: MALIVEDGTGVAAANSYISQADLDAFWSQRGNPSFGTMAADSVELLVIQAMDLFHALYGSWLRGRRVKVDQALEFPRADLYDNEGLLRPKTMVPPEVKKALCLLVQKAIDGETIPDSDASATAVKKQRQKVGDLEIETEYTGSGVKAVGKTFNEIEMILAPVLGSKAMGRVVRG, translated from the coding sequence ATGGCTCTGATCGTCGAGGACGGCACCGGCGTCGCGGCTGCCAACAGCTACATCTCGCAGGCCGACCTTGACGCGTTCTGGAGCCAGCGGGGCAATCCGTCGTTCGGCACCATGGCCGCCGATTCCGTCGAACTCCTGGTCATCCAGGCAATGGACCTCTTCCACGCCCTGTATGGGTCGTGGTTGCGTGGTCGCCGGGTGAAGGTTGATCAGGCCCTGGAGTTCCCGCGGGCCGACCTCTACGACAACGAGGGTCTGCTGCGGCCGAAGACCATGGTGCCGCCCGAGGTCAAGAAAGCCCTGTGCCTCCTGGTCCAGAAGGCCATCGACGGCGAGACCATCCCCGATTCCGACGCGTCCGCCACCGCCGTGAAGAAGCAGCGGCAGAAGGTCGGCGACCTCGAAATCGAGACCGAATACACCGGCAGCGGGGTGAAGGCGGTCGGTAAGACCTTCAACGAAATCGAGATGATCCTCGCCCCGGTCCTGGGTTCCAAGGCCATGGGCCGTGTGGTTCGGGGGTAA
- a CDS encoding HK97 gp10 family phage protein — translation MTVEWKGLEDFAANIEKGGIAVKKKLGFDILAEATKMTPVDTGRLRAGWKFDHDDRLDGRWEISNPVEYAVHVEFGTPKMAARLMLTRAVQRVMARFDQIVRSVMR, via the coding sequence GTGACCGTCGAGTGGAAGGGCCTGGAGGATTTTGCCGCGAACATCGAGAAGGGCGGAATCGCGGTCAAGAAGAAGCTCGGCTTCGACATCCTGGCCGAGGCCACGAAGATGACCCCGGTGGACACCGGCCGGCTGCGGGCCGGCTGGAAGTTCGACCACGACGACCGTCTGGACGGCCGCTGGGAGATCAGCAACCCGGTCGAATACGCGGTCCACGTCGAGTTTGGGACGCCCAAGATGGCCGCCCGCCTGATGCTGACGCGGGCCGTGCAGCGGGTGATGGCCCGCTTCGACCAGATCGTCCGTTCCGTCATGAGGTGA
- a CDS encoding phage tail tube protein, with amino-acid sequence MVTIADAASGQLRYAEEVTRGVTPAVAFKNLRLTQESLDEGYETVVSQEISADGNIIDTIPVRAGSQGSVEGELSIGTYDDFMESALQGDWSAAINRTGTDLSITASSKTLTAGSTSFSGIAAGDWVKLSGFATAANNGIFHVASATANTLGFDRALEGTLALVDEAAGASVSIRMQKLTNARTRHFYSIEKEFSDIGQFRVFRGMEVDTMALTFNVGEVLTTQFGFIGMSSDAGTTTFGTGAHIGSSTAPVLSPVANTGPFAIDGAPYQNGILSMTLNVSNGLRAQESIGSLYPVGVGRDRVNVSGQMEFYFADNTIYSKFKTRTPMSVTFYVTEGVAADGTADPSLGSTYVFELPKVKVTSNPTNLEGLGNDVISQCDVQALKSDFGYTMAVFKF; translated from the coding sequence ATGGTTACTATCGCTGACGCCGCATCCGGCCAGCTTCGCTACGCCGAGGAAGTCACCCGCGGCGTCACGCCGGCAGTGGCCTTCAAGAATCTCCGCCTGACGCAGGAAAGCCTGGACGAGGGTTATGAAACCGTCGTCAGCCAGGAAATTTCCGCCGACGGCAACATCATCGACACCATCCCGGTCCGGGCGGGGTCGCAGGGTTCCGTCGAGGGTGAACTCTCGATTGGCACCTACGACGACTTCATGGAATCGGCCCTCCAGGGTGACTGGTCCGCGGCGATCAACCGCACGGGCACCGACCTGTCGATCACCGCGTCGTCCAAGACCCTGACCGCCGGTTCGACCAGCTTCTCGGGCATCGCCGCGGGCGATTGGGTGAAGCTCTCCGGGTTCGCCACCGCCGCCAACAACGGCATCTTCCACGTCGCCTCGGCCACCGCCAACACCCTGGGGTTCGACCGGGCTCTGGAAGGCACTCTGGCCCTGGTGGACGAGGCCGCCGGTGCGTCCGTGAGCATCCGGATGCAGAAGCTGACCAACGCCCGCACCCGCCACTTCTACTCCATCGAAAAAGAATTCAGCGACATCGGCCAGTTCCGCGTCTTTCGCGGGATGGAGGTCGATACGATGGCCCTGACCTTCAACGTCGGTGAGGTCCTGACCACGCAGTTCGGCTTCATCGGTATGTCGTCCGACGCTGGGACGACGACTTTCGGCACGGGTGCCCACATCGGGTCCTCGACCGCCCCGGTCCTGTCGCCGGTGGCCAACACCGGTCCGTTCGCCATCGACGGTGCTCCGTACCAGAACGGCATCCTGTCGATGACCCTGAACGTTTCCAACGGCTTGCGTGCCCAGGAGTCCATCGGCAGCTTGTACCCGGTCGGCGTCGGCCGCGACCGCGTCAACGTCAGCGGCCAGATGGAGTTCTACTTCGCCGACAACACCATCTACTCGAAGTTCAAGACCCGCACCCCGATGTCCGTGACTTTCTACGTCACCGAGGGCGTCGCCGCCGACGGCACCGCCGATCCGTCGCTGGGCAGCACCTACGTTTTCGAGTTGCCCAAGGTCAAGGTCACCTCGAACCCGACCAACCTGGAAGGGCTCGGCAACGACGTGATCAGCCAGTGCGATGTCCAGGCTCTGAAGTCGGACTTCGGGTACACGATGGCTGTGTTCAAGTTCTGA
- a CDS encoding phage tail assembly chaperone produces the protein MRHQLKQKKSKYEAPLLAEKPAAEPVVLGLVHAFYLLDRDRVNTGQGIGCIPLSAIYRYCEVNAQYIDDRDFFEEVILEVDAAYVGEVNARIQRQLKQQQRGAVRG, from the coding sequence CTGCGGCACCAACTCAAACAAAAGAAGTCCAAATACGAGGCTCCGCTACTGGCAGAAAAGCCGGCAGCGGAGCCTGTGGTGTTGGGACTCGTTCACGCATTCTATTTGCTCGACCGAGACAGGGTAAATACAGGCCAAGGGATCGGGTGCATCCCGCTGTCTGCGATCTACCGGTACTGCGAAGTCAACGCCCAGTACATCGACGACCGCGACTTCTTTGAGGAGGTCATCCTAGAGGTCGATGCGGCGTACGTGGGCGAGGTGAACGCACGGATACAGCGGCAGCTAAAGCAGCAGCAAAGAGGAGCGGTCCGTGGCTGA
- a CDS encoding tape measure protein produces the protein MADLSTLTLRLDDASFRTALSRVVADVGKLKTETEKADGAVDDLGTSAGSAFGGMKTALAGLVAGIGFGSLISNVVGTIRSFEDLRGQLNTLTGSAEKGADAFKMITQFTASTPFELEDVTKAFARLKTVGIDPTESTLKNLGNVAASFGKDFTQFAEAVADATTGEFERLKEFGILMGKQGNEVTVTFDGVTQKIFASATSIRSYLEGLGKTKFASGIENQAATVSGAFSNVADSFKLLAYEIGEAGFRQALNDVARDLSKFLGDNKNLAREIGSSLASATRTAADLFKIFANNIDLVVVGLKSLVAAGVAAALGGIVIQVRNLIAGFTTLNALVSKNPLVMLAMTAGLVAAGYQLMGDNIDTTTEALKRSEAIMKSMGAANIPLDDQLANARQQADLFQQDIIKLQNTLNDRSWLDKLNPFDSDGDTERRLAEVTANYEAWKQVIAQVTEQIKQQKAAQDQANQSSDQDKILREQNVAAMTEWLTKAKETHAALLLEYEATVEGVQVTDAYRQAKALAAQSVYGVNSALVEEATALALNNSQMQAAIDQQKKLSEEKKQAEQRVKGFKESLQEQVATLQAEVATFGQSMVAQEAYKLAQQAQKLGISEVTAELRNKITALQEEKMAMETNKSIASYIDNLKTEASLLRMGNQEREVARNLREAENIAKAGGRALTQAEIDDIRRASVLKQEAAIENERREQRAQELTRQSSEAERQRQLEIERSVELQIRAEEQLRQSLQRVGDTIADMVEKGKFSLRTLIAEFIRLIATQVIARSAIAGGNGGFLGGLATGAIRGLRAGGGNVMAGSSYVVGEQGPEIFTPMSSGFITPNNRLVSAGGGSMSATFAPSITVNAAPGSNEYATVELLKSAMAGQMNIFRRMLIDEQRYGGALA, from the coding sequence GTGGCTGATCTTTCTACCCTTACTCTTCGGTTGGACGACGCCTCGTTCCGGACTGCCCTGAGCCGCGTCGTCGCCGATGTCGGCAAGCTCAAGACCGAAACCGAGAAGGCCGACGGGGCCGTTGACGACCTCGGTACGTCCGCGGGCTCGGCGTTCGGCGGCATGAAGACGGCCCTGGCCGGCCTCGTCGCCGGCATCGGGTTTGGCTCGTTGATCTCCAACGTCGTCGGCACGATCCGGTCGTTCGAGGACCTCCGGGGCCAGTTGAACACCCTCACGGGCTCGGCCGAGAAGGGTGCCGACGCCTTCAAGATGATCACTCAGTTCACGGCCTCCACGCCGTTTGAACTGGAAGACGTGACCAAGGCGTTTGCCCGGCTGAAGACGGTCGGCATCGACCCCACGGAATCGACGCTGAAGAACCTCGGCAACGTCGCCGCGTCGTTCGGCAAGGACTTCACCCAGTTCGCCGAGGCGGTGGCCGATGCGACCACGGGTGAGTTCGAACGCCTGAAGGAATTCGGCATCCTGATGGGCAAGCAGGGGAACGAGGTCACCGTCACCTTCGACGGCGTGACGCAGAAGATCTTCGCGTCGGCGACCTCGATCCGGTCGTACCTGGAGGGCCTGGGCAAGACGAAATTCGCCTCGGGCATCGAGAACCAAGCGGCCACGGTCAGCGGTGCGTTCTCCAACGTCGCCGATTCCTTCAAACTGCTGGCCTACGAGATCGGCGAGGCGGGATTCCGTCAGGCCCTGAACGACGTTGCCCGTGACCTCTCGAAGTTCCTTGGGGACAACAAGAACCTTGCCCGCGAGATCGGCTCGTCCCTGGCGTCGGCGACCCGCACGGCCGCGGACCTGTTCAAGATTTTCGCCAACAACATCGACCTCGTCGTGGTTGGCCTCAAGTCGCTGGTCGCGGCCGGGGTCGCGGCGGCCCTGGGCGGTATCGTCATCCAGGTCCGGAACCTGATCGCCGGTTTCACCACCCTGAACGCTCTGGTCAGCAAGAACCCGCTGGTCATGCTGGCCATGACAGCCGGTCTGGTCGCGGCCGGCTACCAGTTGATGGGCGACAACATCGACACCACGACCGAGGCGTTGAAGCGGTCGGAAGCCATCATGAAGAGCATGGGGGCTGCCAACATCCCCCTGGATGACCAGCTTGCCAACGCCCGGCAGCAGGCGGACCTGTTCCAGCAGGACATCATCAAGCTCCAGAACACGCTGAACGACCGGTCCTGGCTCGACAAGCTGAACCCCTTCGATTCCGACGGTGACACCGAACGGCGGCTCGCCGAGGTGACAGCGAACTACGAGGCGTGGAAGCAGGTCATCGCCCAGGTGACCGAACAGATTAAGCAGCAGAAGGCCGCCCAGGATCAGGCCAATCAGTCGTCGGACCAGGACAAGATCCTCCGCGAACAGAACGTCGCGGCGATGACTGAGTGGCTGACCAAGGCCAAGGAGACCCACGCGGCCCTGCTGCTGGAGTACGAGGCCACGGTCGAGGGGGTACAGGTCACCGACGCGTACCGGCAGGCCAAGGCCCTGGCCGCCCAGTCGGTCTACGGGGTGAACTCCGCCCTCGTCGAGGAAGCCACCGCCCTGGCCCTGAACAACAGCCAGATGCAGGCGGCCATCGACCAGCAGAAGAAGCTGAGCGAGGAGAAGAAGCAGGCCGAGCAGCGGGTCAAGGGCTTCAAGGAATCGCTCCAGGAACAGGTGGCGACGCTCCAGGCCGAGGTCGCGACCTTCGGCCAGAGCATGGTCGCCCAGGAGGCATACAAGCTTGCCCAGCAGGCCCAGAAGCTCGGAATCAGCGAGGTCACCGCGGAACTGCGGAACAAGATCACCGCCCTTCAGGAAGAGAAGATGGCGATGGAGACCAACAAGTCCATCGCGTCCTACATCGACAACCTGAAGACCGAAGCCAGCCTGCTCCGGATGGGCAACCAGGAGCGGGAGGTCGCCCGCAACCTCCGCGAGGCCGAGAACATTGCCAAGGCCGGCGGCCGGGCTCTGACCCAGGCGGAGATCGACGACATCCGTCGGGCGTCCGTGCTGAAACAGGAAGCCGCCATCGAGAACGAGCGTCGGGAGCAGCGGGCACAGGAACTGACCCGTCAGTCCTCCGAGGCCGAGCGGCAGCGGCAGCTTGAGATCGAGCGGTCGGTGGAACTCCAGATCCGAGCGGAGGAGCAGCTTCGCCAGTCGCTCCAGCGGGTTGGCGACACCATTGCGGACATGGTCGAGAAGGGCAAATTCAGCCTTCGGACCCTGATCGCCGAATTCATCCGGCTCATCGCCACCCAGGTCATTGCCCGGTCGGCCATCGCCGGTGGAAACGGCGGATTCCTCGGTGGTCTGGCGACCGGTGCGATCCGCGGCCTGCGGGCCGGCGGCGGCAACGTCATGGCCGGTTCCTCGTACGTGGTCGGCGAGCAGGGGCCGGAGATCTTCACCCCGATGTCGTCCGGTTTCATCACGCCGAACAACCGGTTGGTGTCGGCCGGCGGCGGGTCCATGTCGGCGACTTTCGCCCCAAGCATCACGGTCAACGCCGCTCCGGGCTCGAACGAGTACGCCACAGTGGAACTCCTGAAGTCCGCGATGGCCGGTCAGATGAACATTTTCCGTCGAATGCTGATCGACGAGCAGCGTTATGGAGGGGCTCTTGCCTAA
- a CDS encoding phage tail protein: MPNPYPNIPATPRSTVSAAPRLKFLEYGDGYQQVARDGINALDREMTLVHEYLDSVVAGTLRAFLTANYGQVVTCPTVGDNITRNWLLREWSEQFDGNTSFQFQVKLIETH, translated from the coding sequence TTGCCTAATCCCTACCCCAACATCCCGGCGACCCCGCGGAGCACTGTCTCCGCTGCCCCCAGGCTCAAATTCCTCGAATACGGCGACGGGTACCAGCAGGTCGCCCGCGACGGCATCAACGCTTTGGACCGGGAGATGACCCTGGTCCACGAGTACCTGGATTCCGTCGTCGCCGGCACGCTGCGAGCCTTCCTGACGGCTAATTACGGACAGGTGGTCACCTGTCCGACCGTCGGCGACAACATCACGAGGAACTGGCTCCTCCGGGAGTGGTCCGAGCAGTTTGACGGCAACACCAGCTTCCAGTTCCAGGTCAAACTGATCGAGACCCACTGA